The genomic DNA CCGCTTCGGTAAGATTGCGGTTTTCGCGACCGGTGCTTGAACTTGCCATGGCCGGCAGGGGTGGGAGGCTCAGACCCGGTGACGTGAATGGACTCGAACTTTCCTGCATGAACACAGGTTCAAACATGGCGAAGAATGTCGAGCTTGAGAGCACGCTGCCCGATCCGGTCGAACTGGTGGCTTCGGACCCGCCATTCACTGCGGGCAAGGGGGGAGCCTATCTCTGGCGCTTCGAAGAACTCGGCTCTGGGGAGAAGAGAAGCATCAAGCTCACTTATCGGCTGAAGCCGACGGCTCCGGTCGGGGCACACCTTCAGTTGAAAAACGTGCTCACGTATCAGGATCAACTGGGGAACAGGTACTAGATGAAGCGGGTAATCTCATCCTTTGCCGCTGGATTTGCGATTTCACTTGTTTCGGCTTCCTACGCCGCCGAGGGAGACTACTACCTGTACGCTCCCCGCAAGGCTGACCCTGCTGAGGTTTCCGCAGGGGAAACGGCCGTTCTGGTGCGGGAGATTGTTATTCGAAAAGGGGACACCCTTCGGGCCATTTCCCTTGAACAAATAGGTAGGGCGGCTTACTTCCCTCAGATCCTCCTCTTCAATGACATAAGAAACCCGGATCTGATTTACGAGGGGAAGGCGTTGCGAGTACCGGTGCGGAAGGTTGCAGAAAAGAATGAGCTGAAGCGGGGCGGTAATGGAAAGAAGCGCGGCAGGCAACCCGCGAGGAAAGGTAAGGCAGGACCTGCAATAAAAGAGAGAAGAGCGGCGGGTGCTGAGGATATCCTGCGCCGGGATCAGGAACAGGCCCTGTTCGACCGTGCAGCCGCAGCGTATCGAAACGGCTCGTGTCGCGAGGTACTTCCGCTGCTTGAACAATTCCTGTCGAAGTTTCCGCGATCAAAGCATGTTCCGGATGCCATGTTCTACCGGGCGGACTGCTACCTCAAGTTGTCCCAGGAATAGTTTATTATTTGGAGGCGTCGGTCAGGAACACCTGGCCGGCACCATTCTCCACCAGGAAGCCAGCCGCTTCGGCACTCTCTCCGTCAGCTTCCCCCTCAACAGATCGGTATGTGCGCCCCAGTTGCGAGAGTAATTTTTCCGTCACCTTGTTGAATCCGCTACCCTCAACATCGATGAGCGTATACCCGTCCCTTTCAAGCAGGCGGAGCAGGGTGTAGTTGAACTGATCCTTCGGGGTGCAGTTCACGATGAATCGCCTTCCCCTTTCGATGAAGAAGCGATCCACCTTGACGCTCAGCGGATTTCCCCCTATGTTCGCCTCCAGCACCTCGTTTTCCCTTGTTTCAATGGCGAGAGCTGCCAATATGCCGTCGATCAACTCCTCCCGTGTTGTAGAAGGGATTTTCTCGGTTTTGACTGGAACGGGATCCGCTTCCGCTGCAGGAGGAACCGCAGTTTCCGCCGCGTAAGCAGCCGGCTCGGGATCAGGTTCTAACTCCGGAGGAGCAGTTGCTGCTCGGGCTGTAACCGTGGAGCCTGCTGCAGTTTGCGGGGAATCCCCCCTTTGCCGCAACTTCCGCTGCTCGTGCGGATGTTTTGTGCCTGTACGTGACGGCAGGAGCAGCACTTGACCGACCGACAACTGCCTGATGTCCGAGATTCCATTCAACCTGGCGACTTCGGGAATCAGCCTTTCGGCGCTGTCGTTGGAAAGGCCGAACTGTTTCATCAATATCCGGAACAGATGATCCCCAGGTTTTACTGTGTACTTGACGTGCCCAGAGGAACTCCGTGTCACTATGTCGTGACGCTTGGGTGCCGGTTTGGGAGGCAGTTTCCGAACTTTCTGCGGTGAGGGTGCAGGCTTGACACGGTCAAGGTCTTGGAGGTCGAGTTCGAATGAGGTTGTGGCTGCAGCGCACAAGGGCGATGCAAGCAGAAGCAAGATAATAATGCCGGCATGGGCAGGGAGGGTCGGAAGGAGCGCAAGGAATGCGCCGCTCCCTGACTTCCGTATTCGTTGCATGATTTCCTCAGTCATTGAAAGTTATGACGAAAGCCTGAATAATCGTGTCGCCGTCTCTCTTGTATACTATTACGCGCGCCCTGTCCGACAAGGTTCCCCGCTTTACGAGGTAACGCCCTTTTTTCTCCTTTGCTTCCAGCTGATAGTCCCTTACGCCTGTCATCTGGTGGATAACATTTGTGAAGAAGGAGCGAGGCAGCCCGTTTCCGCTTCTGTCTATGACCTGTAGAGCCTTTATCCTGGAAGCTTCACGGTATACCTTGTATTCGGCGGCAGCTGAAAGATATTTTTCCCACCCGGGATTGCTGCGGCCGTAATCCGTGACTACTCCTTCTCGTGGGATAAACCCTGGGAGTGATTGAGGAGTCGGCGGATTTGCCACTTGTGCGGAAGTGGGAAAAGGAGTTTTGGGTTGTACCTCGGCAGGGACAGGAGTCACTGGTAATTTATCGGGTTGCTTGGTTTGTCCATTTGTAATCTGCGGAGGAGTCGCCAGAGATGTGGGTTTAGCAACACCGGGCTCGGTCCTGTTGAAAATAAAGAAAAGCAATGCTGCTGCGGTGAGCGACAGCGTCGAGACAGCGAGGATTGCATGATTATTTTTTTTTGCCGGAATTCGACTGAAAACTTCGTCGACGGTCGGCGCTGAGAATGGGGTTTCCTGTTCTTTCGGCCCGGAAGGAGGATAAGCCGATAAAAGACTGTCCAATTCTTCCTTGAAAGCCATGGAAGGTGCTATCGCAGCGGGTGCTGCTGGTTCCCCTTTTACCGATACGCTATCCGATACGCTGGAAATTGCCTCAAGGGGGGTGCAGTCCGCATCGCCCCCAGCCGTCTTCAGGTTCGCTACCTCTAGAGGTTTAAAGCCGGCCTCATCTTCTCCTGTTTTGGCATCAGTCCCGGAGCCTGCACGAGGATCGACTTCTGCATTCTGTGCAGTGACTCCGTCTTTGTTTCCTGCTTTCAGATTAACGCGTGAGGAAAAGGCGCCGGTCGCGTCGCCTGCCATAGTCTCAGAGATAATTCCCCTTATGGCCACTGAAATCTGAGCATCTTCTGCTGTGGTGTCGAGAATGGAATCAACCGTTAATTCTCCCCCTGGTGCAGACGAATCACCTTTCTCCGCAAAGAGAACCAACTTTGCACCAAGGGGCGCATGGCTCCTGACATGTCTGGCGATGATTTCAGCTGATAACCCTGACAGGCGGCTCTGAAGGAAGATGATGGAGGGGGAGACATTACCTATTTCAGCGACGCCGTCAGCCAGATTCGTAGCGATACGCAGAATGGCACCCGAAGGTGTTGCTGCTTCCGAAACAATCTGGTGCAGGCGTGGCTGGCTGGCAATAAGGAAAATGTTCAACATCTTGTCCAGGAGGGGGGATCTACCCCGTGTGGTATGGCGGGTAGTGCCGGTAACTAGCAGGCACTATAATGTAGCAAGCAGGTTTTCAGCGCAACAGGTTTTTGCACCCGCAGTTTAAGCATTCACAGCTGGCATGGCAGGTCTGTCTGCTTCAGATGGGGCCGAGCATTTCTTGCCGGAACCGCTCGATGCCGACCGAGTCTATTATCCGTCCCAACCTGTTATGGTTGGTGCTCATCCGGCAAAAGGTCATAATCTTGTCTACTAATGCCAGGACCTCATCCTGCGACGAAACATTATCGATGAGCATGTCGGCGAGACGTGGGCGCGGTCCTGCGCTTCCGCCTACCAAGATCCGCCAGCCTTTGAGCGTACCCAGGATGCCGATATCCTTGACGGCAGCTTCAGCACAGGAGACCAGGCACCCCGAAACGCCGATCTTCAGTTTGTTGGGCAGTTCCATGCCATGGTATCTGCGGTCGAGCTCAAGGCCGAGCGAAACGGAATCCTGCACGCCGCGCTTGCAGCACGTGCTCCCCGGACAGATCTTTACGCTGCGCACACGATGCCCGAGCACTGCGCCGGGCGTCATGCCTAGATCGATCCATACCTTGTCGAGGTCCTCTTCCCGGATGCCGATAAGGGCGATTCTTTGCGCGGATGTAAGCTTCAGAGCCCGGACCCCGTATTTTTCCGCCACATCGCATATGCTACGAAGCTGGGATGTAGTGACGAACCCGCCGGGCAGGTGGGGGGCTATAGCGTATGTCTCTTTATCGCTTTGGACGATGGCATGTTTTGAAGGTAGATCTTTTTTCATCCGATCCTCTTGAGGTAGTCTGTGCTCGGTCAGCGCCCAAAAAAAGTGTCAGTGGGTATCCCGCCCCAGGTCACGGATGATCGCAGTGAACATCGGCTTATGATCCGTCATTGAAGCCGAGAGAGCTATTTCAACTTCGATCTGCTTTCCCTGCCGATCCCTGATCTTTTGCCGTGAGGTTTTGTCTACCACCCCGCCGGCTCCTTCTCGGAGGTACTGGGAAATGCTTTCACGTATGAGCTCTCCATCTTCAAGAAAATGAAAAATTGATTCGCCCAGAAGATCCCTCTTCGGCATGTCGAAAAGCTTTTCTGCACGTTCATTGGAAATTACTATTTTCCCGTCTGCCAAAAAGGTTACAACTGCTGACCTTGCCATCTCAATGAATTTACGGTACCGCTCCTCTGACTCAGTGTGCTGCAGCGTCTTGTGTCCAAGCTCCTCCATCATTTCGTTGAATGCGTTGATCAGCTGACCGATTTCATCTCTGGTATAGCGCGGAATTCTTTCGGTGAAGTCGCCAGTCTGCGTGACATGTGAAATGGTTTTCGACACCGTTTCTATAGGGTTGATGATGGTCTTGCGGACCAGGTAGCCGAGAACCAGAATCACGGACAAGAATATGAATGCGCGACCTGTAATGTCAAGAGCCAGGTTCACACCGATCTGGTGATAGAGGTCTGCCATGGGTATGCTGACCGACACTGCGCCGATGACTTCGCCCTGATGGTAGTTATAGGAAAAATGTCCTTTTGGAAACCGCTGCTGCACGAAACGGGGTGCCGTTTCGTAGGAGCCGTGGCACTGGAGGCAGGACTTGTCCGCCACCATTGTCTGCATGTAGCGGAACACTTTTTTCCCATCGTAGGGCACGATGCCGTATGTTTCATTGCCGGTTCTCCGTGCGAAGGCGTTCAGCTGAACCGATTCGAAGGAGTCTGGACGGTTTTCCGGGTTGCGGTAACGAAGCGAGACCTGACGCACGTAAAATTTGCTATCACGAGTAATCCGCCGGGCAACCTGTGTGGCAACCACCTGTGGCACCAGGGAGTAGTTTTGCTCAGGTTCGCCGCGAACAACGCTGGACATGTACTCCCGTGTCTCGATAATCTGCTTTGCAAGCACCCTGGCATTGTCAACCGCTACATTGAGGATCAGCTTCTGTTGACGGGAGTATGTGAGATATGCAGCCACGAAGAAGAGGAGGACCAGGAGAATAGACATGATCAGGTTGAATTTGGTATTGATTTTCAGGTTGCTGAACCACTCCATGTGTCCGCACCTCCCGGAAATTTACAGCAAAAGTATACCGGTACGCCCACGGGAAGCAAGTGAAAGTTGCCGAACAACGGTCTCTCAATGAGGGACGAATTTGCTTTCCATCGAAGGACTTTTGTGATAATTTCCTCCCCTCTTCAGCCTGCAAATACCGCCCTGCCGCATGGGAAACTCGTCGAGAACCCCTTATATCTATGGCAAGAATAATTTGTATTGCAAATCAGAAAGGCGGCGTCGGAAAAACGACTACGGCCGTCAATCTCGCTGCTTCGCTTGCTGCGGCTGAGAAGAAGACTCTGCTTGTCGACATGGATCCACAGGGGAACGCCAGCAGCGGCGTGGGTGTGGACAAAAGCTTGCTTCGGGAATCGATTTACGATGCGCTGATAAACGATACCGATGCAACCGGAATTATCGTTGGAACTGATCTTCCGTGTCTCGACCTTCTCCCTGCCACTCCGGATCTGGCGGGCGCCGAGCTTGAGCTGATAACGATAGCCGACCGTGAGCACAAGCTGAAGCAGGTTCTGGCAGGTATCCAGCATTCGTACG from Geobacter sp. DSM 9736 includes the following:
- a CDS encoding LysM peptidoglycan-binding domain-containing protein, giving the protein MQRIRKSGSGAFLALLPTLPAHAGIIILLLLASPLCAAATTSFELDLQDLDRVKPAPSPQKVRKLPPKPAPKRHDIVTRSSSGHVKYTVKPGDHLFRILMKQFGLSNDSAERLIPEVARLNGISDIRQLSVGQVLLLPSRTGTKHPHEQRKLRQRGDSPQTAAGSTVTARAATAPPELEPDPEPAAYAAETAVPPAAEADPVPVKTEKIPSTTREELIDGILAALAIETRENEVLEANIGGNPLSVKVDRFFIERGRRFIVNCTPKDQFNYTLLRLLERDGYTLIDVEGSGFNKVTEKLLSQLGRTYRSVEGEADGESAEAAGFLVENGAGQVFLTDASK
- a CDS encoding LysM peptidoglycan-binding domain-containing protein, with protein sequence MKRVISSFAAGFAISLVSASYAAEGDYYLYAPRKADPAEVSAGETAVLVREIVIRKGDTLRAISLEQIGRAAYFPQILLFNDIRNPDLIYEGKALRVPVRKVAEKNELKRGGNGKKRGRQPARKGKAGPAIKERRAAGAEDILRRDQEQALFDRAAAAYRNGSCREVLPLLEQFLSKFPRSKHVPDAMFYRADCYLKLSQE
- a CDS encoding DUF3365 domain-containing protein yields the protein MEWFSNLKINTKFNLIMSILLVLLFFVAAYLTYSRQQKLILNVAVDNARVLAKQIIETREYMSSVVRGEPEQNYSLVPQVVATQVARRITRDSKFYVRQVSLRYRNPENRPDSFESVQLNAFARRTGNETYGIVPYDGKKVFRYMQTMVADKSCLQCHGSYETAPRFVQQRFPKGHFSYNYHQGEVIGAVSVSIPMADLYHQIGVNLALDITGRAFIFLSVILVLGYLVRKTIINPIETVSKTISHVTQTGDFTERIPRYTRDEIGQLINAFNEMMEELGHKTLQHTESEERYRKFIEMARSAVVTFLADGKIVISNERAEKLFDMPKRDLLGESIFHFLEDGELIRESISQYLREGAGGVVDKTSRQKIRDRQGKQIEVEIALSASMTDHKPMFTAIIRDLGRDTH
- a CDS encoding NAD(P)/FAD-dependent oxidoreductase is translated as MKKDLPSKHAIVQSDKETYAIAPHLPGGFVTTSQLRSICDVAEKYGVRALKLTSAQRIALIGIREEDLDKVWIDLGMTPGAVLGHRVRSVKICPGSTCCKRGVQDSVSLGLELDRRYHGMELPNKLKIGVSGCLVSCAEAAVKDIGILGTLKGWRILVGGSAGPRPRLADMLIDNVSSQDEVLALVDKIMTFCRMSTNHNRLGRIIDSVGIERFRQEMLGPI